Proteins from a genomic interval of Geodermatophilus obscurus DSM 43160:
- a CDS encoding ABC transporter ATP-binding protein: protein MSAPLLEVEDLRVRLRTPRGPAEVVNGLSYTVGRGETVAVVGESGSGKSVSVLALLGLLPARVATVTGAARLDGEDLLTMPPERLRQVRGPGVGMVFQDPMTSLNPVLTIGRQLIEGIRAHGEVSKAEARDRAAGLLAEVGLPDPQRALDRYPHELSGGMRQRVVIAIALANNPSLLIADEATTALDVTVQAQILDLVAELQSEHGTGVIWITHDLGVVAGIADRVLVMYGGRCVEDGSVDDVLERPAHPYTRGLLGALPDLASSGDGELATVPGTPPAPTALPAGCVFWPRCPVRSDPRCETEQPPLAVVGASTGGLPHRAATWCSEGSSR from the coding sequence GTGAGCGCGCCGCTGCTGGAGGTGGAGGACCTCCGGGTGCGGCTGCGCACGCCGCGCGGTCCGGCCGAGGTCGTCAACGGGCTGAGCTACACCGTCGGGCGCGGCGAGACGGTGGCGGTGGTGGGGGAGTCCGGCAGCGGCAAGAGCGTCTCGGTCCTGGCCCTGCTCGGGCTGCTCCCCGCCCGGGTGGCGACGGTGACCGGCGCCGCGCGGCTGGACGGCGAGGACCTGCTCACCATGCCGCCCGAGCGGCTGCGCCAGGTGCGCGGCCCCGGCGTCGGGATGGTCTTCCAGGACCCGATGACCTCGCTGAACCCGGTCCTGACGATCGGCCGGCAGTTGATCGAGGGGATCCGCGCCCACGGTGAGGTGTCCAAGGCCGAGGCGCGGGACCGGGCGGCCGGACTGCTGGCCGAGGTGGGCCTGCCCGACCCGCAGCGCGCCCTGGACCGCTACCCGCACGAGCTGTCGGGGGGCATGCGCCAGCGGGTGGTCATCGCGATCGCGCTCGCCAACAACCCCTCGCTGCTCATCGCCGACGAGGCCACCACGGCCCTCGACGTCACCGTGCAGGCGCAGATCCTCGACCTGGTGGCGGAGCTGCAGAGCGAGCACGGCACCGGGGTCATCTGGATCACCCACGACCTGGGCGTGGTCGCCGGCATCGCCGACCGGGTGCTGGTCATGTACGGCGGCCGCTGCGTGGAGGACGGCTCGGTGGACGACGTCCTGGAGCGTCCGGCGCACCCCTACACGCGCGGCCTGCTCGGGGCGCTGCCCGACCTGGCCTCGTCCGGCGACGGCGAGCTCGCGACCGTGCCGGGCACCCCACCCGCCCCCACCGCCCTGCCTGCCGGCTGCGTGTTCTGGCCGCGCTGCCCGGTGCGTTCCGACCCGCGCTGCGAGACCGAGCAGCCGCCACTGGCGGTGGTCGGCGCGTCGACGGGCGGCCTGCCGCACCGCGCGGCGACCTGGTGCAGTGAGGGGAGCTCACGATGA
- a CDS encoding ABC transporter ATP-binding protein has protein sequence MTDLPQGPTAHARGVPASDVPASRVPASDVLVSARGLEVHFPVRSGSALRRTTGLLRAVDGVDLDIRRGETLGLVGESGCGKSTLGNALLRLVEPTGGTVTFDGTDVTGLDRRGLRDLRRRAGMVFQDPFASLDPRRTVRQTVSEPLEVHGLRSGRQERSARVAELLELVGLDPAVADRYPHEFSGGQRQRVGIARALAGEPDFLVCDEAIASLDVSVQAQVLNLLRRLQRQLGLTLLFISHDLSAVRHVSDRIAVMYLGRVVEVGPAAAVGSDPKMPYTQALLSAVPVPHPALERTRQRIVLGGDVPSPANVPSGCRFRTRCPYVFEPCPDVDPALQPVGAPGQHAACHLHGVVGRPVEREDAAPAPAD, from the coding sequence ATGACCGACCTGCCGCAGGGGCCGACCGCCCACGCCCGGGGCGTCCCCGCCTCTGACGTCCCGGCCTCCCGGGTGCCCGCGTCCGACGTCCTCGTCTCCGCGCGGGGGCTGGAGGTGCACTTCCCGGTCCGGTCCGGCAGCGCCCTGCGGCGGACGACGGGGCTGCTGCGCGCCGTCGACGGCGTGGACCTCGACATCCGCCGCGGGGAGACGCTGGGGCTGGTCGGGGAGTCCGGCTGCGGCAAGTCGACGCTGGGCAACGCGCTGCTGCGGCTGGTGGAGCCCACCGGCGGGACGGTGACCTTCGACGGCACCGACGTGACCGGGCTGGACCGGCGCGGGCTGCGCGACCTGCGCCGGCGGGCCGGGATGGTCTTCCAGGACCCGTTCGCCTCCCTCGACCCGCGCCGGACGGTGCGGCAGACGGTGTCCGAGCCGTTGGAGGTGCACGGCCTGCGGTCGGGACGGCAGGAGCGCTCCGCGCGGGTCGCCGAGCTGCTGGAGCTGGTCGGCCTGGACCCCGCGGTCGCCGACCGCTACCCGCACGAGTTCTCCGGCGGGCAGCGGCAGCGGGTCGGCATCGCCCGCGCGCTGGCCGGCGAGCCGGACTTCCTGGTCTGCGACGAGGCGATCGCGTCGCTGGACGTCAGCGTGCAGGCGCAGGTGCTCAACCTGCTCCGCCGGCTGCAGCGTCAGCTCGGGCTCACGCTGCTGTTCATCTCGCACGACCTCTCCGCCGTCCGGCACGTCTCCGACCGGATCGCGGTGATGTACCTGGGACGGGTGGTCGAGGTCGGCCCCGCGGCGGCGGTCGGCTCGGACCCGAAGATGCCCTACACGCAGGCGCTGCTCTCGGCGGTGCCCGTGCCGCACCCGGCCCTCGAGCGGACGCGGCAGCGGATCGTGCTGGGCGGCGACGTCCCCTCGCCGGCGAACGTCCCCAGCGGCTGCCGGTTCCGCACCCGCTGCCCGTACGTCTTCGAGCCCTGCCCGGACGTCGACCCGGCGCTGCAGCCGGTCGGCGCGCCCGGGCAGCACGCCGCCTGCCACCTGCACGGCGTCGTCGGCCGCCCGGTCGAGCGGGAGGACGCCGCTCCCGCACCCGCCGACTGA
- a CDS encoding TIGR03668 family PPOX class F420-dependent oxidoreductase: protein MRTVELRRRFASSAVARLATVRPDGAPHLVPLVFALVDGTVYSAVDAKPKRTSRLQRLANVRVEPRCALLVDHYEDDWSHLWWVRADGTATVVDDPPATHPGLAALAERHPQYREQPPAGPLLVVTVQQWSGWSSTT, encoded by the coding sequence GTGCGGACGGTGGAACTGCGCAGGCGCTTCGCCTCGAGCGCGGTGGCCCGCCTGGCGACGGTGCGGCCGGACGGCGCACCCCACCTGGTACCGCTGGTGTTCGCCCTGGTCGACGGCACGGTCTACTCGGCGGTCGACGCCAAGCCGAAGCGCACGTCCCGGCTGCAGCGACTGGCGAACGTCCGCGTCGAGCCGCGCTGCGCCCTGCTCGTCGACCACTACGAGGACGACTGGTCGCACCTGTGGTGGGTCCGGGCGGACGGCACGGCCACGGTGGTGGACGACCCCCCGGCCACGCACCCCGGCCTGGCGGCGCTCGCCGAGCGGCACCCGCAGTACCGCGAGCAGCCCCCCGCGGGGCCGCTGCTGGTGGTCACGGTCCAGCAGTGGAGTGGTTGGTCGAGCACGACCTGA
- a CDS encoding LLM class flavin-dependent oxidoreductase, with product MEHGIGWTAGGLPPEATAPFVERVRAAWAEAGREGSPRIAALNYFSLGDTEEQSRAYLLDYYEPMGRETAEYIAGSAHRSPQAIKEVIAAFAEIGVDELILDPTVSDPDQVEMLAEVAL from the coding sequence GTGGAGCACGGCATCGGCTGGACGGCGGGCGGCCTGCCGCCAGAGGCGACCGCGCCGTTCGTCGAGCGGGTCCGCGCCGCCTGGGCGGAGGCCGGTCGCGAGGGCTCCCCGCGCATCGCCGCGCTCAACTACTTCTCCCTCGGCGACACCGAGGAGCAGTCTCGCGCCTACCTGCTGGACTACTACGAGCCGATGGGCAGGGAGACGGCCGAGTACATCGCCGGGAGCGCGCACCGCTCCCCGCAGGCGATCAAGGAGGTCATCGCGGCCTTCGCCGAGATCGGGGTGGACGAGCTGATCCTCGATCCGACGGTCTCCGACCCGGACCAGGTGGAGATGCTGGCCGAGGTCGCCCTCTAG
- a CDS encoding class I SAM-dependent methyltransferase, protein MAGVEQRSGRRTAAHGYYAGHSVHAAPGVHEYAVELVRAALPQGGRVLEVGAGCGALALRLRDAGLDVVPTDLDPPHDWIHRLDLDDPQWTDETQGPFDMVVCVETLEHVENPRQVLRSIRSLLRPGDKLLVSTPNVTHPHSRLKMLLRGAPYIFGPKHYHQPGHITILPDWMLTEHVRLAGFGSIEVRTGGDTFYRGVVRLAYRVEIALLALLGVRQRADSGQGICTFVTAVAV, encoded by the coding sequence ATGGCGGGTGTCGAGCAGAGGAGCGGCCGCCGGACGGCGGCTCACGGGTACTACGCGGGCCACAGCGTCCACGCCGCGCCGGGTGTGCACGAGTACGCCGTGGAGCTGGTGCGGGCAGCGCTGCCGCAGGGCGGCCGGGTGCTGGAGGTCGGCGCCGGCTGCGGTGCCCTCGCGTTGCGGCTGCGCGACGCCGGCCTCGACGTCGTCCCCACCGACCTGGACCCGCCGCACGACTGGATCCACCGGCTGGACCTCGACGACCCGCAGTGGACCGACGAGACCCAGGGTCCGTTCGACATGGTCGTCTGCGTCGAGACGCTCGAGCACGTGGAGAACCCGCGGCAGGTGCTGCGCTCGATCCGCTCGCTGCTGCGGCCGGGGGACAAGCTGCTGGTCAGCACGCCGAACGTGACGCACCCGCACTCACGGCTGAAGATGCTGCTCCGCGGCGCGCCGTACATCTTCGGCCCGAAGCACTACCACCAGCCCGGGCACATCACGATCCTCCCGGACTGGATGCTCACCGAGCACGTGCGGCTGGCCGGGTTCGGCTCCATCGAGGTCCGCACCGGCGGCGACACCTTCTACCGCGGCGTCGTCCGGCTGGCGTACCGCGTCGAGATCGCGCTGCTCGCGCTCCTCGGCGTCCGGCAGCGAGCCGACTCCGGGCAGGGCATCTGCACGTTCGTCACCGCCGTCGCGGTCTGA
- a CDS encoding N-acetylmuramoyl-L-alanine amidase — protein sequence MQQERPGDTRFLLVHHTASTNDYDPGDVPGLLRGFYRFHTGPDRKWPDVAYNFFVDRYGTVWEGRTGSLAGPVMADATGGSQGFAQLCCFIGNHQVEAPTPEAQRSMTALLAALADTYAIETAPGSTTTFVSRGSNRWPAGTTVTTTTIAGHRDMSLTTCPGDTAYELVRDVFPAAVTALRPTPV from the coding sequence TTGCAGCAGGAGCGACCAGGCGACACCCGCTTCCTGCTCGTCCACCACACCGCGTCCACGAACGACTATGACCCCGGCGATGTGCCCGGTCTGCTCCGCGGCTTCTACCGGTTCCACACCGGCCCGGACAGGAAGTGGCCGGACGTTGCCTACAACTTCTTCGTCGATCGGTACGGCACGGTGTGGGAGGGACGCACCGGCAGCTTGGCCGGTCCCGTGATGGCCGATGCGACCGGTGGCAGCCAGGGGTTCGCCCAGTTGTGCTGCTTCATCGGGAACCACCAGGTCGAGGCTCCGACTCCGGAAGCTCAGCGCTCCATGACAGCCCTGCTGGCAGCACTTGCGGACACCTATGCCATCGAGACCGCGCCGGGTTCCACGACCACCTTCGTGTCCCGTGGGTCCAACCGCTGGCCGGCCGGGACCACGGTGACGACCACGACGATCGCTGGACACCGGGACATGTCTCTCACCACTTGTCCTGGTGACACCGCCTATGAACTGGTGCGAGATGTGTTCCCCGCCGCGGTCACGGCGCTGAGGCCGACCCCGGTCTGA
- a CDS encoding tripartite tricarboxylate transporter permease, with protein sequence MEQLSNLIGGFGDILSPSALLFVLIGALLGTAVGVLPGLGSAMAVALLLPLTFVLEPTNALIMFTGIYFGGLFGDSISGILMNTPGNSTAIASAFEGYRMAQSGRAAQALATAAIGAFIGGTVASVLVVFFAPTLAELATGFGPAEFFALAVLAFIAISAVVTDSAVRGLAALAIGLVLAMIGIDQPTGTARFSFGSSALLDGIPIVVITVSLLALGEVFHQAAKAGGRGTQDTVLPSGRPWLSGSEFRAALPAWLRGTGYGLPFGVIPAGGAEVPTFLSYGTERRLDRRRAKPMFGRGAIQGVAGPEAAGNATAGTAMGALLALGLPTSATAALLLAAFQQYGLQPGPLLLERSGDIVWPLLAGFFLAMVVLLILNLPFAPLWAQLLRVPKSYLYAGIAVFASFGVYAAGASIIDLVIMLVIGVLGLAMRLYDIPIAPVLIAVILGPLAEYSLRDAMANSENDPAVLVSSPITIGLYVLLLAGLGFAAWRRVAERRRADV encoded by the coding sequence GTGGAGCAGCTGTCCAACCTGATCGGCGGGTTCGGGGACATCCTCAGCCCGTCCGCGCTGCTGTTCGTGCTGATCGGAGCCTTGCTCGGCACGGCGGTCGGAGTGCTGCCCGGCTTGGGCTCGGCGATGGCTGTCGCGCTGCTGCTGCCGCTGACGTTCGTGCTGGAGCCGACGAACGCGCTCATCATGTTCACCGGCATCTACTTCGGCGGTCTCTTCGGCGACTCGATCTCCGGCATCCTGATGAACACCCCGGGCAACTCGACGGCGATCGCGAGCGCCTTCGAGGGCTACCGGATGGCGCAGAGCGGCCGTGCGGCGCAGGCGCTCGCCACCGCGGCGATCGGCGCCTTCATCGGCGGCACGGTCGCCTCGGTGCTCGTGGTGTTCTTCGCCCCGACGCTGGCGGAGCTGGCGACCGGGTTCGGGCCGGCCGAGTTCTTCGCGCTCGCCGTCCTCGCGTTCATCGCGATCTCCGCCGTCGTCACGGACTCGGCCGTGCGCGGCCTCGCGGCGCTGGCGATCGGGCTGGTGCTCGCCATGATCGGGATCGACCAGCCGACCGGCACCGCGCGGTTCTCCTTCGGCTCCTCGGCGCTGCTGGACGGCATCCCGATCGTCGTCATCACCGTGTCGCTCCTGGCACTGGGCGAGGTCTTCCACCAGGCCGCCAAGGCGGGTGGGCGCGGCACCCAGGACACGGTGCTGCCCAGCGGGCGGCCCTGGCTGTCCGGGTCGGAGTTCCGCGCGGCGTTGCCGGCGTGGCTGCGCGGCACCGGCTACGGCCTGCCGTTCGGCGTCATCCCGGCCGGGGGCGCGGAGGTGCCGACGTTCCTGTCCTACGGCACCGAGCGCCGGCTCGATCGGCGGCGGGCGAAGCCGATGTTCGGCCGCGGCGCCATCCAGGGCGTCGCCGGCCCGGAGGCCGCCGGCAACGCCACCGCCGGCACCGCGATGGGCGCGCTGCTCGCGCTCGGGCTGCCGACCTCGGCGACCGCCGCGCTGCTGCTGGCGGCCTTCCAGCAGTACGGGCTGCAGCCGGGCCCGCTGCTGCTGGAGCGCAGCGGCGACATCGTCTGGCCGCTGCTCGCCGGGTTCTTCCTCGCGATGGTCGTGCTGCTGATCCTGAACCTGCCGTTCGCGCCGCTGTGGGCGCAGCTGCTGCGGGTGCCGAAGTCCTACCTGTATGCCGGCATCGCGGTCTTCGCTTCGTTCGGCGTGTACGCCGCCGGAGCCAGCATCATCGACCTGGTGATCATGCTGGTGATCGGCGTCCTCGGCCTGGCCATGCGGCTCTACGACATCCCGATCGCACCGGTGCTGATCGCGGTGATCCTCGGCCCGCTCGCCGAGTACTCGCTCCGCGACGCGATGGCCAACTCCGAGAACGACCCTGCGGTGCTGGTCAGCAGCCCCATCACCATCGGCCTCTACGTCTTGTTGCTCGCCGGTCTGGGCTTTGCGGCCTGGCGTCGCGTCGCCGAGCGCCGTCGAGCGGACGTCTGA
- a CDS encoding tripartite tricarboxylate transporter TctB family protein, which yields MSEVPRATAATTPRRRPRPAHLSKGALVVPAVLVALGIFLVTGTATMDVVGEGGLFGPTVMPWAVAAICFVVAVFLAVDILRPRPEYDPAFGAGSRAAADSSDGSDEIGPDTVNAAAVGTAIGGVVVFIAVLPWLGWILSATLLFAAVAIALGNRKFVTCLLAGLALASVIQIVFSGLLGISLPAGFVGGF from the coding sequence ATGAGCGAGGTGCCCCGCGCCACGGCCGCGACCACCCCGCGGCGACGCCCGCGGCCCGCGCACCTGTCGAAGGGAGCCCTGGTCGTCCCGGCGGTCCTCGTGGCGCTCGGCATCTTCCTGGTGACCGGCACGGCGACGATGGACGTCGTCGGGGAAGGCGGGCTGTTCGGCCCGACCGTGATGCCCTGGGCGGTCGCGGCGATCTGCTTCGTCGTGGCGGTCTTCCTCGCCGTGGACATCCTGCGGCCGCGGCCCGAGTACGACCCCGCGTTCGGGGCTGGGTCGCGAGCCGCGGCCGACTCCTCGGACGGCTCGGACGAGATCGGGCCCGACACCGTCAACGCAGCGGCCGTCGGGACCGCGATCGGCGGGGTCGTCGTGTTCATCGCGGTGCTGCCGTGGCTGGGCTGGATCCTGTCGGCGACGCTGCTGTTCGCCGCGGTCGCGATCGCGCTCGGCAACCGGAAGTTCGTGACCTGCCTGCTGGCGGGGCTCGCGCTGGCGTCGGTCATCCAGATCGTGTTCAGCGGGCTGCTCGGCATCTCCCTGCCCGCCGGCTTCGTCGGGGGGTTCTGA
- a CDS encoding Bug family tripartite tricarboxylate transporter substrate binding protein has product MPRRRVVATLGILLVAALAVTAFTDAARSGEGQAARASLTLIAPAAAGGGWDLVAREGQQAMRTGNIVNTVQVVNIPGAAGTIGLNQLAGLTGQGTTMMVTGTVMLGGISQSGSGIGMQDTTPIARLAEDFEVIAVPAESPFRTFDDFVQAWAANPAAVPIGGGSAGGIDHMVAAQVAQAAGIPVETVQYTAHAGGGELTLSLLSTAAGTVGVGISGYNDFADLVDGGQLRVLAVVAPERLAGIDAPTMTELGLPEVDLVNWRGLVAPQGITDAQRTELEQIVREMVATESWSEAVERNRWVRSEIYGEDFEQFLVEEQRRIDALLEELGL; this is encoded by the coding sequence ATGCCACGGAGGCGGGTCGTCGCAACTCTCGGAATCCTGCTCGTCGCCGCGCTCGCGGTCACGGCCTTCACCGATGCCGCCCGGTCAGGGGAGGGTCAGGCCGCACGTGCCAGTCTCACGCTGATCGCCCCGGCCGCGGCCGGCGGCGGTTGGGACCTGGTCGCCCGCGAGGGCCAGCAGGCGATGCGCACCGGCAACATCGTCAACACCGTCCAGGTGGTCAACATCCCCGGCGCTGCCGGGACCATCGGGCTGAACCAGCTGGCCGGCCTGACCGGCCAGGGCACCACGATGATGGTGACCGGCACGGTGATGCTCGGCGGGATCAGCCAGTCCGGCAGTGGGATCGGCATGCAGGACACCACTCCGATCGCCCGGCTGGCCGAGGACTTCGAGGTCATCGCGGTGCCTGCGGAGTCGCCGTTCCGCACCTTCGACGACTTCGTGCAGGCCTGGGCTGCAAACCCGGCCGCGGTGCCGATCGGCGGCGGGTCGGCCGGTGGCATCGACCACATGGTGGCCGCCCAGGTGGCGCAGGCCGCTGGAATTCCGGTCGAGACCGTGCAGTACACGGCGCATGCCGGCGGCGGCGAGCTCACGCTGAGCCTGCTGTCCACCGCGGCCGGCACCGTCGGGGTCGGGATCAGCGGCTACAACGACTTCGCCGACCTCGTCGACGGCGGCCAGCTGCGGGTGCTCGCCGTCGTGGCACCGGAGCGCCTGGCCGGGATCGACGCGCCCACGATGACCGAGCTCGGCCTGCCGGAAGTCGATCTGGTCAACTGGCGCGGCCTGGTCGCCCCACAGGGGATCACCGACGCGCAGCGGACCGAGCTGGAGCAGATCGTGCGCGAGATGGTCGCCACCGAGTCCTGGTCCGAGGCGGTCGAGCGCAATCGGTGGGTGCGCAGCGAGATCTACGGCGAGGACTTCGAACAGTTCCTCGTCGAGGAGCAGCGCCGGATCGACGCACTCCTCGAGGAGCTGGGGCTGTGA
- a CDS encoding universal stress protein: MTICVAYGPTPEGAAALALAVHEARLRGTSLVALATDRQERFEHDHATDDRALREEIERQLAELRVAGDPEMEVRVVDDGGDAAEAIIDLAVGADAELLVLGLKRRSPVSKLLTGSIAQRIILDSPMPVLVTHAARSS; the protein is encoded by the coding sequence ATGACGATCTGTGTGGCGTACGGCCCGACACCGGAGGGCGCTGCCGCGCTCGCTCTAGCGGTGCATGAGGCACGGTTGCGCGGGACCTCGCTGGTGGCACTCGCGACCGACAGGCAGGAGCGGTTCGAGCACGACCACGCGACCGACGACCGGGCGCTGCGCGAGGAGATCGAGCGGCAACTCGCAGAGCTGCGGGTGGCGGGCGACCCGGAGATGGAGGTGCGCGTCGTCGACGACGGTGGCGACGCTGCGGAGGCGATCATCGACCTGGCCGTCGGGGCGGACGCAGAGCTGCTCGTCCTCGGTCTGAAGCGGCGCAGCCCGGTCAGCAAGCTGCTCACCGGCAGCATCGCGCAGCGGATCATCCTGGACTCGCCGATGCCGGTGCTGGTCACCCACGCGGCCCGGTCGTCGTAG
- a CDS encoding STAS domain-containing protein: protein MSGVLSEVVDRRAGLITVRGHLTSSGADLVRGTADRLRDAGHARVVLDLRGVGTVDVEGLAVLRELHRDFRVDGGELLIRG, encoded by the coding sequence GTGAGCGGGGTGCTGAGCGAGGTCGTCGACCGGCGGGCAGGTCTGATCACCGTGCGCGGCCACCTGACCTCGAGCGGCGCGGACCTGGTGCGGGGCACGGCCGACCGGCTGCGCGATGCCGGCCACGCCCGCGTGGTGCTCGACCTCCGCGGCGTGGGCACCGTCGACGTCGAGGGCCTGGCGGTGCTGCGCGAGCTGCACCGCGACTTCCGCGTGGACGGTGGGGAGCTGCTGATCCGCGGCTGA